In Helicobacter bilis, a genomic segment contains:
- a CDS encoding restriction endonuclease subunit S, whose translation MFYSEYVEYGIPFYRSKEIIEFSKGNNPQNELFIDENKYNDIANKFGVPQANDILLTSVGTLGIPYLVPKDKKFYFKDGNLTWFKNFKNITSLFLFYWFKSPQGKEKLDSIAIGSTQQALTIAALKAVNIHLPHTDIIRILNEQLNGIQNKIENNTKQIQNLQAMRDMLLKAIFA comes from the coding sequence ATTTTTTATAGCGAATATGTAGAATATGGAATCCCCTTTTATAGAAGTAAAGAAATTATAGAATTTAGCAAGGGCAATAATCCACAAAATGAATTATTTATTGATGAAAATAAATACAACGATATAGCAAATAAATTTGGAGTGCCACAAGCAAATGATATTCTGCTCACTTCAGTTGGGACTTTGGGGATTCCCTATCTTGTGCCAAAGGATAAAAAGTTTTATTTTAAAGATGGTAATCTAACTTGGTTTAAAAATTTTAAAAACATTACAAGCTTATTTTTGTTTTATTGGTTTAAATCCCCACAAGGAAAAGAAAAGTTAGATTCCATTGCTATTGGTAGCACTCAACAAGCTTTAACTATCGCAGCATTAAAAGCAGTTAATATACACCTTCCGCATACAGATATTATAAGAATACTGAACGAACAATTAAATGGTATTCAAAATAAGATTGAAAACAACACAAAGCAGATTCAGAATCTCCAAGCAATGCGGGATATGTTATTAAAAGCAATATTTGCTTAG
- a CDS encoding thioredoxin fold domain-containing protein, with protein MECKIRTMLLCLLVFGVFGILQANANHNENAMAKQEVANVNIDDDLDSIFLNSKSIQLGDKPVMIVFGKDDCYHCSILSASLIGNDVIQGYITLNFLPYYINLSDKKKHSIPYLNLSGLSSLDTARLYKLESLPLIVFVSTDGKEIMRVAGFPGEKRIIHLLEFIYNDIWKNYNSPKERVAGFLEYEEDLAKGAK; from the coding sequence ATGGAATGTAAGATACGCACAATGCTTTTATGTTTGTTAGTTTTTGGTGTGTTTGGAATCTTGCAAGCAAATGCAAATCATAATGAAAATGCTATGGCAAAGCAAGAAGTGGCGAATGTGAATATAGATGATGATTTAGATTCTATCTTTCTTAATAGTAAAAGCATTCAGCTTGGTGATAAGCCTGTGATGATAGTCTTTGGCAAAGATGATTGCTATCATTGTAGTATTTTGAGTGCAAGTTTAATCGGTAATGATGTGATACAAGGCTATATTACGCTAAATTTCTTGCCTTACTATATCAATCTAAGCGATAAGAAAAAGCACTCTATCCCCTATCTCAATCTCTCTGGGTTAAGCTCACTTGATACCGCAAGGCTCTATAAGTTAGAATCCCTGCCTTTAATCGTGTTTGTAAGCACTGATGGTAAAGAGATTATGCGTGTAGCTGGATTCCCCGGGGAGAAAAGGATAATCCATTTATTAGAATTTATTTATAATGATATTTGGAAAAATTATAATAGCCCAAAAGAGCGTGTGGCTGGATTCTTAGAATATGAAGAGGATTTAGCAAAAGGTGCAAAATAA